The sequence CGCCAGCATGTCGGCCCAGGTGAGGTCGTCCAGCTTGGGCGCGGGCAGGGTCATGGCGTCCCTCCCGGGGAAACGGCGGAGCCGGTGAGTCCGGCGTAGAACGGGAACACGAGGTTCGCCTTGGTGTTGCTGCGCCGGACGCGGTAGACCACCGAGACGGTGATGCGCCCCTCGTCGGCCGGGTCGGCCTCGGCGCGGACCTCGTCGAGTTCCACTCTCGGCTCGTGGTCGCGGACGGCGGCGGCGATCGAGTTCTCCAGGTCGCGCAGGTTCTGCACGCTGCCGGGCGCGAACACCAGCTCATGGGCGCGGGTGCCGAGCGCGGGCCGCATGACCCGCTCGCCGGTGCCGGTGAGCAGCAGCGCCCGCAGGCAGTGCTCGATGCTCTCCTCGCCGACGGCATAGGCCAGGCGCCCGGAGGCGTCGGGCAGGATCGGGAAGCGCCAGCCGGTACCGAGGAACTCCTCGCTCATGCCGTCCTCGCCTTCTTGGCCAGTACGGCGGGGGTGAGCGGCGGGACCGGCGGGCCGGTGGGCCCGGCGGGGGACGGGTGGGTGTGGGTGTTGAACGCCTGGAGCAGCGCGTTGCCCAGCACCAGGGGCTCGGTGGCGCCGCCGCCGAGGTCGACGGAGGGCGAGTCGAGGGTCACCTTGGGCGCCTTGAGCGTGACCTCTCCCTGCGCGGTCACGGTCACGCTGCCGCCCTCGGCGGCGGTGATCCGGATCGCCTTGCCCTGGTCGTCCAGCTCCACCACGTGCCCGGCGGCCGAGGTGATCCGCACGGCGGCCCGGTCCGCCGCGTCGTCGAAGAGCACCTCGTGCCCGTGGCTGGTCCGGATCGTCTTCCGGTCGCGGCCCCCGGTACGGGCGGTCGGCGGCTTGTCCTCGCCGTTGTAGAGGCCGCCGAGCACGATCGGGTACCGCATGTCCCCGTGGACGAAGGCCACCAGGACCTCGTCGCCCTTCTCGGGCACGAACACCGAGCCGTAGCCGTTGCCCGCGTACGGCTGGCTGACGCGGATCCAGTCGGTGACCGTGACGTCGTCGAACCAGGGGAACTTCACCTTGACCCGGCCCTCGTCGTCGCCGTCGTTCTCCACGACGATCGCCGAGGCGACGCCGTAGTACCGCCTGTCGGTGCTGCGGGCCCGCGGTGTGGTCCTGATGCTCACTGGTCCCCCTGGTGGATCCGCCGTCCGGTGAACTGGGTGAAGAACCCACCGGTGTTGAGGGTGTGCTCAACGCGTTTGACGAAGTACATGCCGGAGAAGCGGCGTCCGAGGCCGTGGATCTCCAGGTTGTCGCCGGGCCGCAGCTCGGGCAGGCCGGCCACCTTGCCGGTGGCGGTGATGAACTCGTACGCCCGCTCCCGCAGCAGGCTGATCGCCAGTTCGCGGGCCTCCTGGTCGCTGCCGACCGGTGCGTCGACCAGCACCTCCTGGCGGCCTTGCAGGGTGGACTCGGCGACCTGCGGCCCGCTCTGCCCGTCGGCGGTGTTCTGCCCGGCCGGCAGGTTCTCCGCGGTCGCGGTGAACGCGATGGGCTGTTTGGTGCGGGGGTCCCAGCCGCGCACGGTGACCTTGCTGACCTGCTGGGACACGGTCAGGGTCGGGGTGAACTCCAGCAGGTTGGGGATCAGGCCCGCGGGCTGGGCGGCGGGGCCGGTGGACAGTCCCGGCGCGTAGGCCAGCCGGTACACCCGGATGGGGCGTCCGTCGCGGCCGTCGGTCGGCCGGATGAAGTGCAGCGTGTCCTCGCCGGTCCTCGGGTCCGGCAGGATGTAGCAGTCGAAGTCCAGCCGCTTGGCCCGCTCCAGCAGGAACGTGGCGTCGTCCTGGTTCTTCTGCACCACCAGGTCGTGCGTGGGCCCCTCCCGCGTGACCTCGGCCCGCAGGTGGTTGCGCTGGGCGATCTGCTCGGCGATCCGCCAGTCGGGCTGATTGCGGTAGATCTTGGTCTCGTTCTCGGTGGGCTTGCGGTCCTTCAGCCGCAGCAGCCCGTCCACTCCGCTGACCTGGACGGTGGGCGAGGCGCTGTCGGTGAACTTCGGGCTGAGCGTGGAGATGGTGCCGGTGGCGACGGTGAGCAGCTTGTCGGCGTAGCCGAGCCGCACCGAGACCCGGCCGCCGAGCCTGAAGGACGGCGAGTCGCTGTGCTTGAACCGCAGGTTGGCATCGTCCCAGTTGTTGAGGGTCAGGTCGAAGCCGGACATCTCGTCGATGTCCCGGTTCACCTTGATGTCGATGATGTCGTTCTTGGTGGACGGGTCCATCTCCAGGCCCTCGATGCGCACCTCGAACTCGGGCGCGTACCGGTCGGGCGGGGCGGCCTCGGGGGTGGGAGTGCTCATCGCGCGCTCCTCACGGCAGCCGGGGCACGGTCAGCACGCGGCCCGGCCGCAGGTCCCGTGGGTCGGTGATGCCGTTGGCGCGCGCCAGTTCCCGCCAGGCGTCGGGCCGCCGGTACAGCGCGCCGGCGATGGAGCTGAGCGTGTCGCCGCGGCGCACCACGTAGCTCTTCTCCACCGTGGGCGAGGAGCGCGGCGTGGCGGCGACCTGCACGGCGGCGGTGCGGAACTCCTTGAGCGAGAGGTCCAGCACGGCCCGCAGCGGCACGCCGTCCGGACGGAACAGCTGGTAGTTGACGTCCAGCTTCTCCACGACGCCGGTGAAGACCTCCTCGTCCCACACGAACCGCACGACGGGCGGCGCGTGTTCGCGGCTGTCCGGCCGCAGCAGGTTGCGCAGCGCGTCGACGTAGAGCTTGCGTACGTTCTCCAGGGTGTCGGAGGTGTCGACGAGCGCCTGGACGGTGAGGGTCTCCGTGCCGCCGCGCACGTACTGCAACGGCGGGGTCTCCAGTCCCGGGATGGTGATCTCGGCGAAGGTGTTGCTCTTGCTCAGCTTGTAGTCGGTGGGGTTGAACCGCAGCGGGATCCGCCGCTGCCGCTCGTCGGCGATCACCGGCCGGACGATCTCCAGGCGGGCCTGGGCCGCTCCCTGGCGGGCGAAGGACACGGGCGTCACGCTCATGACGGGCCCTCCGCGTCGCCGAAGCGGCGTTCGGCCTCGGTGTGCGCGGCGCGGGCGCAGGCGTCCTCGTACAGCTTCGACCAGGCCTGGATGTGCTTGTTGAACAGGCGGGTGAACACGGCACCGTCGTCACCGTCCACCTGGAACCGCACTTCGAGCTGGTGAATGGTCACCTTCGGCACGGCGGTCACCTCCCTCGGTTCGGTCGCGGCAAGCCGCTCGCCGCGGCGTCCTGCATGACCTTGTCCAGTCCCTCGTGGGCGATCTCCAGCGACTCCACGGCGATCGCGTTCTGCTCCGCGTGCAGATCCGGTCCCGTCCACTTGGCGGCGAGACCGCCGTGGAACGCCCATGCCGCGCCGGGCACGCCGTCCGGGCCGAGGACGATCACCGCGCCGTCCCGGCGGGCGCCCAGCGAGTCGGCGAGCCCGGCCTGGTACCAGGCCCACAGACCCGGATCGCGCACCACACCCCGCTTGAGGGTGATCCGGTTCCACGAGTGGCGCAGCGGCAGCTGGTGCACCGAGTCGTTGCGGCCGCCCTCCGGATAGCTCGTCACCTCCAGCTGCGCGCCGAGACCGGTGACCTCCTGGAAGGCACCGGAGGCGGCCAGCGGCAGCAGCAGCGCCTGCGCGGGGGGCAGATAGGCGTCGCCGGGGTCGAGGGTGACCAGGAACCGGTACTTCGGCAGCGGGTCCTCGTTCATGCCTCGATCACCTCCAGACCTCGGTCCTGGCCGAGCACCAGGCGCAGCCGGATGAACTCCATGGGGACGGCCGGGGCGACCTCGATCTCGCAGACGAGTTCTCCCGGGTCCTGCTCGGGCGGGTTGATGGTGTCGTCGCACACCACCCGGAACGCCTGCTCGGGCCGCGCCCCGGCGAGCGCCCCGGCCCGGAAGGCGGACAGCAGCACCGAGGTGACGGCCCGCACCAGCGTCAGGCGCAGCTCGGGCGAGTTGACGTCGAACACCAGCGGGCTCGCCACCCTGCGGATGGCGCGCACCAGGAGGTGTACGAGGCGGCGGTGGGCGATGTGGCGGGTGCGCGGATCGGCGGACAGGGTGCGCCCGCCCCACACCGTCAGGCCCCGCCCGCGGGTGCACCGCACCAGGTCGATGCCCGCGTCGAACAGCCGCGCCTGCTGCGGCTCGGGGAACCCGTCCGCCAGGTCGACCGCCTCCAGGATCACGGCGTTGGCGGGTGTGTGGTGCGCTCCGCGCTCGCCGTCCAGGCGGGCGATGACACCGAGGACGTGCCCGGAGGCGGGGACGGTGCGCAGCCCGTGCCGGTCGGGGACGCGCAGCGCCGGGTGGTAGACGGCGGCGCAGTCCAGGAGCCCCTCGTCGCCCGTGGCCGTGAGCGAGTCCACCCAGCCGGCCACCTCGTCCACGGAGGACAGCCGGGGCGGGACGTCCAGGACGGCCAGCCGGTCGTGCAACGGGGCGACGCTGCGCAGCAGTTCGAGCACCACGTCGGTGTGCGCGCTCCCGGACAGGTCCGTGCCGAGGTCCGGCAGCGCCACCAGCGCCGGTTCCGGGAGTTCGGCCTGCGCGGCCACGGCGTCCTCGTACGCGTCGCGGGCCGGCGCGGACTCGGTGCCGCCGGTGAGTGTCAGGTCCCAGGACGTCGAGATCGGGCCGGGCCGTCCGGGCGGCGGCGGAGGCCCGTCCGGGAGCAGCCGCACGAAGCGGGAGGCGGCCAGCCGGTCCGCCGCCTCGGCGAGCGGCAGACCGGGGAACGCCTCGGGCGGCTCGCCGGGCACGGTGACCCGTACGCTCACCGTCGGCGGTCCGGCGACCGTGCTGCTCTGGTGGCGGATGGCGACCCGCGCGCCGTTGGCCCAGGTGCCCGGGCTGGTGGCGAGCACGCGGTAGCGCGTCGTCGGGAAGTCGCTCAGCGGACCGACCGTCCACCGGGTCCACGCCGTGGTGGCCGGCCCGGACACACGGAGCACCCAGGCCGTACGGCCGCCGTTCTCGAAGAAGCCGCGCAGCGCGTACGGCGTGGCGAAGGCGCCGTCCGGCGGTTCCGCGCCGCGCGGCACGCTCACGGGGGCACCGAAGGCGCCCACGACGTCGTTCCAGCTCTCGACCCGCACCGGGACACCGACCGGTCCCCGGCGGAGCCGGCCGAGGAACGCCGCCACGTCGGTGCGCAGCGGCTCCGCCTCGGACCCGCGCGGCGCGAGCGTCAGGGACACGCCGGGAAGCGCTTCACTGGTCATGTCAGACGTCGATCTCCAGCTTCTCGACCGCGAGGACGAGCGTCTCCATGGCGATCTCGTTCTTGGTGGCGCTCAGGGTCGGGCCGGTGTACTTGGTCGGCCAGCCGCGGTCGAAGTTCCAGCGCATGGCCTCCTGGCGGTTCTCGTCGAGGAGCACGATCGAACCGGAGGTGCGCCGCACCTTGCCGTTGAGCGCCTCGACCACCCAGTTCCAGAAGCCGGCATGGCCGGTGATGCCGCGCTTGAAGGTGAGGTTGGTGTACTTCTTCAGCCCCGGGATCTTGCGGACGGTGATGTCCTCGCTGCCGTTGCGGTACTCGATCGGCGGGATCTCCAGCTCCAGGCCGCTGGCCTCGGTGAAGGACCCGCTCACCGCGACGCCGTCGTCGCTGACGTTGGTCACGATGATCTGGAAGTTGTAGGACGCGTACGGATCGTCCCTGGTCACGGGCGGCATGGCGGCCCCTCCTCGGTCCTCGGTGGTCCTCGGTCGGATGCTCAGGCGAGCTGGGTCTCGCGGGTCTTCTGCTGGATCCGGAAGATCACGAACTCGGCGGGGAAGACCGGCGCGACGCCGACGACGCAGATGAGGCGGCCGTTGGCGAGGTCGTCCTCGGTCATCGTGGTGCGGTCGCAGGCGACGAAGAACGCCTCGTCCGCGGTGGTCCCGGCGAGCGCGCCGCTGCGCCACACCGTGGTGAGGAAGTTGGTGATGGTCTGTCGGACCAGGGCCCACAGCGACTCGTCGTTGGGCTCGAAGACCACCCACTGGGTGCCCTCGTCGATCGACTCCTCCAGGAAGAGGAACAACCGCCGGACGTTGACGTACTTCCAGGAGGCGTCCGAGGAGAGCGTGCGCGCGCCCCACACCCGGTGGCCGAGGCCCGGGAAGAAGCGCAGCGCGTTGATCCCCTGGGGGTTCAGCAGGTCCTGGTGGCGCCGGGTGATGTCCTGGGCGAATCCGTCGGCCTGCCGGATGCCCCGGACGACCACGTTGGCGGGTGCCTTGTGCACGCCGCGCTCCACGTCCACCCGGGCGTAGACGCCGGCCATGTGGCCCGACGGCGGAACCTCGACATCGCGGCCGGCCGACGGGTCGCGGGTGACCAGCCACGGGTAGTACAGCGCCGCGTATTTGGTGTCGAACGGCTCGCGGAACGCCTTGATCCCCTCGATGTCGAGGCCGTCGCGCGGGTCGAGGATCGCGAACCGGTCCTTGAGCAGTTCGCAGTGGGTGACCAGGCTCGATTCGACCGTGCCGGACCACATGCCGGGCACCGCGCAGACCGCGACCTCGTCGATGTCCTCCAGTGCGACGATCCCCGTGCGCCGCCCGCTGCCGCCGTCGGTGCCGACGAAGTCGCCCACGCTCAGGGACTCGTACGCGTCGTCACCGTCCGCCAGTGTCAGCCAGGAACCGATCGCGGGCACCGGGAACCTGGCCGGGTCGGTGGACATGCCCGGCAGCGCGGTGGCCCGGACCAGCCGCGACCGGGCGGCCAAGGCGGTCACCAGGTTGGACGGCGTGTCGCCGGTGAGCCGAAGGCCCGGGAAGGTCTCGGTGACGGTGGCGCCGCCGGGGTCGGTGAACCGGGTGCTGACCTCGGCCTCGATCAGATGGATCCGGTCGGTCTCGAAGAACGTCCCCGGTACGTCGCGGTCGAAGGTGACGGCGTCGCCGGCGGCCGTCCGGACGGTCACGGCGGTCAGCGCGGTGCCGTCGTCGAGTTGGACGACCGCTCCCTCGTACAGCCTGCTCGCGCCGCCGATCCTGAGCGTCCGGCCCGCCGCGAGGTTGCCCCGTCGCACCCGGCGCACGGTGAGCCCGGCCTCCCACGCCGGGTGGCTGGTGCCCGCCGGGAGGGTCAGGGTGAGCTTGCCGTCCGCGGGCCGGCCCACCTCGGCCTTGTACCGGTCGGGGCCGATCTGGGCCCAGACGTCGGCGGGCAGGTCGTCCGGGTCGAGCCCGGGCCCCGCGGCCACCTCGACCGTCCCGCTGTCGGCGGCCGCGTCCGCGACGAGCCGGGTGACGAACAGCGGGCCTTCCTGCGGGTCGGGCAGCACCGGCAGCGCGGCGCCGACCAGCGGCTGCACCCGCACCTGGACGCCTGTGCCCCAGGCGCCGGGGCTGTTCGCCGACAGCCGCAGTGTCTGCTCGGTGCCGCGCTCCCCGACCTGGACGTAGTCGCCCCGGGCCGTCCTGACCTCGGCGGGCAGGGCGGCGCCCAGCGTGATGCGGCGCTTGGCCATGTCGTAGCCGGAGACCGTGGTGGTGTGGACGGCCTGCTGGTCGTCGCCGCGGAAGATCTGGATCTGCTGTCCGACGCCGGTGAAGCCGACCAGGTGGCCCAGTTGCAGGCTGGTCGCGCCGCGCGCGGCATCGGTGGCGATCGGGCTCACCAGGCCCTGGCCGAGAACGCCCGAGGCGGGCGTCGCCTGTGCGGCGGCGACCCGTTTGACGTACAGACGCCGGCCGCCGTTGTCGAAGAATCCCTTGACGGCCAGCGGGAACAGCCACCAGCGGCCGCCTTCGGAGGGGTTGTCCGCCCACGCGTCCCGCACGGCCGCCTCCGGCTCGGGCAGGAAGCCGCCGAAGGTGTTCTGGAACTCCAGGAAGTTCGTCACCAGTTTGGGTTTGCCGGTGTACGGCCCGCGAGCGGTGACCCCGACCATCCCGGCGGTGCTGGTGCTCACCCCCGCGATCGGCCGCGGCCCCGCGTCGATCTCCTCGATATAGACCCCGGGGCTCAGATACTCGGCCATGGCATGGGCTCCTCACTGCTCACGGATCTCGATGACGTGCTGCCGCTCCGTGTCCCGGGGCAGGTGCACCATGAGCGACCCGGTCCGGCCCGGCCGCTCGGTGGCCTCGAGGCGGAACGTCTCCTCGACCGCGTGCTCGGCGGCTCTCTCGCCCTCCCAGCGCAGGGCGAGCCGGAAGGCTCCCCGGGCGTCGGTGAGCGTGCGTTCGTGCCACGGTGTCAGGTCCTGGCCGGTCCGCCCCCGGGCCTCGACGAGCGCGTTCGCGACCGGCGTCCGGCCGGCGGCGTCGACCACGACGCCGTGGACGGTGCGCGTACCCGGCGGGTACGGGAAGGAGACCGCCGGCAGCAGCCGGACCAGCCGCGGCGAGACCTCGGCGGCGGGCGGATGGGTGTCGTCGTACGGGTGGACCGGGAACTCGACGCCCGAGAGGCCGGCCGAGAACGGCTGGCCGTCGGCCGGGTACAGCGGCTGGTAGCCGGCGGCCGCGAAGCGGGCCCGGTGGCGCTCCGGCCGGGCCGCCCACGGTTCCGCCCGCCTGCCGAGCCCGGGGAAGACGAGGGCTCCGCCGGGTGTGCGCACGACCGCGTCGTCCAGCGGCAGCCAGCCGTCGGCCTCGTCGAACCGTTCGAGGCGGACGTCCACGCCCGCGGCCCGCACCCGCCGTGCGTAGTCGTCGTACGGCACCAGCCAGACGGGGCTGTAGAGCGTCGACCGGGCGAGGGGCAGGAAGGCGCTCATGGCATCGCCGTCCCCTCCACGGTCCGGCTCCGCACCGGCCGCACCGCCGTCTCCACGGCGGAGTCCAGGTTGACGACGCGGACCTCGTAGTTCAGTGAGAGCCGGTACGGCTTCTGGATCGCGTACCAGACCCAGGACTTCTGGTCGAGGGCCAGCGGTGTCAGCGTGAGGTGCAGCGAGTCGACGCTGCCGGCCAGGCCGCCGGAGAGCTGCGCGCCGTCCAGGATCGCGTCGTCGTAGAAGGTCTGCAGAGCGCGTCCGAGCATCCGGTGCTGGGTCGCCTGGTCGCCACCCCAGGGAGTGATCAGGTACCGCAGCAGCAGGGCCATCGGCGGTTTGCGGCTGGTCGGCGGTTCGGGCGGCTGGGAGCGCACCGGCGGCCGGTTGCGCGAGGTGGGGTCCTCGGCGATCTCGTAGAGGAACACGGTGAGTTTCGGGGGCGGTGTCTGCACCGTCTCGGACAGGTCGTTCAGTTCCGCGATCGGCGGTTCCACCTGGCTGAGCCCGCGCAGGGCCCGCGTCAGCGTGCTCACGACGACCGACGAGACATCGGCGATCACACCGAAGTCACCCATGCGGCACCCCCCTTGGCCCGGCCGTGCCCGACCGTGTGCCGCAACGATGCCGACTCCCCCGTGATCCGTCCGCGACCCGCCCGTCGCACCGGCGTCACCCCGGCGTCCTCACCGCGTGCCGTGACGCCGCCGGACACGGAACGACGACGCCGGGGTGACAGCCGTGCGGAACACTCGGTCTCCCATGGAGACCCCTTCAGCGCGGTCCGGCGTCCTCATACTCCGGGTGTGGGTGGAAGGCGACAGACCGGACGGCTTCCGCGCGCGCATCATCCGGATCGTAGACGGCGAGCAGAAGCCACCGACGGCGGCGGACCAGACCGCCGATGTCTTCCTGGCCCTGCGGGCCTGGCTCGATGAGCTGCTGGAACAGGACCGGTGACGTTTCGGTGACGTTCCGTTGTTCCCTTGATGACGCCGTCCTGCTAATTCTCGACCCTGCGGTCATAACTTCCCCTTAACATAGCTTCGAGAAGCCGATGATCCAAATGAAGATCACCCGCATCGGTACCGGGGGCGTCGATGAACGGACAAGCACATATCATTACGTTGAGGCTACTCAAGGGCTTCACTCTCGCGGTTGACCACTCACGCATTCCGGTTTGCTCCGGCACCCAGCGACTCCTCGCATTCCTGGCTTTGCAGGGGATGCCGCGGTCCCGCGCCTACGTGGCCGGAATCCTCTGGCCGGACGTCACGGCGTCGCGCGCCAACGCGAGCCTGAGATCGTCTCTTTGGCGAGCGGCGCGCACGGGTCACCCCGTCATCGACGCGACCGCGCGCGAGCTGGCTCTCTCCCAGCACATCGTCGTTGACCTGCACGAGTCGGTGGCTCGCGCGCACCGACTGCTCGACAGCTCACGCCCGTGCGACGACATCCTCACCATGCAGACGCTGGCGGATCTGTCGGTGGACCTCCTGCC comes from Streptomyces sp. SCL15-4 and encodes:
- a CDS encoding GPW/gp25 family protein, translating into MSEEFLGTGWRFPILPDASGRLAYAVGEESIEHCLRALLLTGTGERVMRPALGTRAHELVFAPGSVQNLRDLENSIAAAVRDHEPRVELDEVRAEADPADEGRITVSVVYRVRRSNTKANLVFPFYAGLTGSAVSPGGTP
- a CDS encoding phage baseplate assembly protein V, with product MSIRTTPRARSTDRRYYGVASAIVVENDGDDEGRVKVKFPWFDDVTVTDWIRVSQPYAGNGYGSVFVPEKGDEVLVAFVHGDMRYPIVLGGLYNGEDKPPTARTGGRDRKTIRTSHGHEVLFDDAADRAAVRITSAAGHVVELDDQGKAIRITAAEGGSVTVTAQGEVTLKAPKVTLDSPSVDLGGGATEPLVLGNALLQAFNTHTHPSPAGPTGPPVPPLTPAVLAKKARTA
- a CDS encoding type IV secretion protein Rhs; translated protein: MSTPTPEAAPPDRYAPEFEVRIEGLEMDPSTKNDIIDIKVNRDIDEMSGFDLTLNNWDDANLRFKHSDSPSFRLGGRVSVRLGYADKLLTVATGTISTLSPKFTDSASPTVQVSGVDGLLRLKDRKPTENETKIYRNQPDWRIAEQIAQRNHLRAEVTREGPTHDLVVQKNQDDATFLLERAKRLDFDCYILPDPRTGEDTLHFIRPTDGRDGRPIRVYRLAYAPGLSTGPAAQPAGLIPNLLEFTPTLTVSQQVSKVTVRGWDPRTKQPIAFTATAENLPAGQNTADGQSGPQVAESTLQGRQEVLVDAPVGSDQEARELAISLLRERAYEFITATGKVAGLPELRPGDNLEIHGLGRRFSGMYFVKRVEHTLNTGGFFTQFTGRRIHQGDQ
- a CDS encoding CIS tube protein, with product MSVTPVSFARQGAAQARLEIVRPVIADERQRRIPLRFNPTDYKLSKSNTFAEITIPGLETPPLQYVRGGTETLTVQALVDTSDTLENVRKLYVDALRNLLRPDSREHAPPVVRFVWDEEVFTGVVEKLDVNYQLFRPDGVPLRAVLDLSLKEFRTAAVQVAATPRSSPTVEKSYVVRRGDTLSSIAGALYRRPDAWRELARANGITDPRDLRPGRVLTVPRLP
- a CDS encoding putative phage tail protein; amino-acid sequence: MPKVTIHQLEVRFQVDGDDGAVFTRLFNKHIQAWSKLYEDACARAAHTEAERRFGDAEGPS
- a CDS encoding phage tail protein; this encodes MNEDPLPKYRFLVTLDPGDAYLPPAQALLLPLAASGAFQEVTGLGAQLEVTSYPEGGRNDSVHQLPLRHSWNRITLKRGVVRDPGLWAWYQAGLADSLGARRDGAVIVLGPDGVPGAAWAFHGGLAAKWTGPDLHAEQNAIAVESLEIAHEGLDKVMQDAAASGLPRPNRGR
- a CDS encoding phage tail sheath family protein — translated: MTSEALPGVSLTLAPRGSEAEPLRTDVAAFLGRLRRGPVGVPVRVESWNDVVGAFGAPVSVPRGAEPPDGAFATPYALRGFFENGGRTAWVLRVSGPATTAWTRWTVGPLSDFPTTRYRVLATSPGTWANGARVAIRHQSSTVAGPPTVSVRVTVPGEPPEAFPGLPLAEAADRLAASRFVRLLPDGPPPPPGRPGPISTSWDLTLTGGTESAPARDAYEDAVAAQAELPEPALVALPDLGTDLSGSAHTDVVLELLRSVAPLHDRLAVLDVPPRLSSVDEVAGWVDSLTATGDEGLLDCAAVYHPALRVPDRHGLRTVPASGHVLGVIARLDGERGAHHTPANAVILEAVDLADGFPEPQQARLFDAGIDLVRCTRGRGLTVWGGRTLSADPRTRHIAHRRLVHLLVRAIRRVASPLVFDVNSPELRLTLVRAVTSVLLSAFRAGALAGARPEQAFRVVCDDTINPPEQDPGELVCEIEVAPAVPMEFIRLRLVLGQDRGLEVIEA
- a CDS encoding phage tail protein gives rise to the protein MPPVTRDDPYASYNFQIIVTNVSDDGVAVSGSFTEASGLELEIPPIEYRNGSEDITVRKIPGLKKYTNLTFKRGITGHAGFWNWVVEALNGKVRRTSGSIVLLDENRQEAMRWNFDRGWPTKYTGPTLSATKNEIAMETLVLAVEKLEIDV
- a CDS encoding phage tail sheath C-terminal domain-containing protein gives rise to the protein MAEYLSPGVYIEEIDAGPRPIAGVSTSTAGMVGVTARGPYTGKPKLVTNFLEFQNTFGGFLPEPEAAVRDAWADNPSEGGRWWLFPLAVKGFFDNGGRRLYVKRVAAAQATPASGVLGQGLVSPIATDAARGATSLQLGHLVGFTGVGQQIQIFRGDDQQAVHTTTVSGYDMAKRRITLGAALPAEVRTARGDYVQVGERGTEQTLRLSANSPGAWGTGVQVRVQPLVGAALPVLPDPQEGPLFVTRLVADAAADSGTVEVAAGPGLDPDDLPADVWAQIGPDRYKAEVGRPADGKLTLTLPAGTSHPAWEAGLTVRRVRRGNLAAGRTLRIGGASRLYEGAVVQLDDGTALTAVTVRTAAGDAVTFDRDVPGTFFETDRIHLIEAEVSTRFTDPGGATVTETFPGLRLTGDTPSNLVTALAARSRLVRATALPGMSTDPARFPVPAIGSWLTLADGDDAYESLSVGDFVGTDGGSGRRTGIVALEDIDEVAVCAVPGMWSGTVESSLVTHCELLKDRFAILDPRDGLDIEGIKAFREPFDTKYAALYYPWLVTRDPSAGRDVEVPPSGHMAGVYARVDVERGVHKAPANVVVRGIRQADGFAQDITRRHQDLLNPQGINALRFFPGLGHRVWGARTLSSDASWKYVNVRRLFLFLEESIDEGTQWVVFEPNDESLWALVRQTITNFLTTVWRSGALAGTTADEAFFVACDRTTMTEDDLANGRLICVVGVAPVFPAEFVIFRIQQKTRETQLA
- a CDS encoding carboxypeptidase-like regulatory domain-containing protein; the encoded protein is MSAFLPLARSTLYSPVWLVPYDDYARRVRAAGVDVRLERFDEADGWLPLDDAVVRTPGGALVFPGLGRRAEPWAARPERHRARFAAAGYQPLYPADGQPFSAGLSGVEFPVHPYDDTHPPAAEVSPRLVRLLPAVSFPYPPGTRTVHGVVVDAAGRTPVANALVEARGRTGQDLTPWHERTLTDARGAFRLALRWEGERAAEHAVEETFRLEATERPGRTGSLMVHLPRDTERQHVIEIREQ
- a CDS encoding DUF4255 domain-containing protein gives rise to the protein MGDFGVIADVSSVVVSTLTRALRGLSQVEPPIAELNDLSETVQTPPPKLTVFLYEIAEDPTSRNRPPVRSQPPEPPTSRKPPMALLLRYLITPWGGDQATQHRMLGRALQTFYDDAILDGAQLSGGLAGSVDSLHLTLTPLALDQKSWVWYAIQKPYRLSLNYEVRVVNLDSAVETAVRPVRSRTVEGTAMP
- a CDS encoding AfsR/SARP family transcriptional regulator, giving the protein MNGQAHIITLRLLKGFTLAVDHSRIPVCSGTQRLLAFLALQGMPRSRAYVAGILWPDVTASRANASLRSSLWRAARTGHPVIDATARELALSQHIVVDLHESVARAHRLLDSSRPCDDILTMQTLADLSVDLLPEWPENDWMMIEQEQYRQLRLYALEAMTERLTSARRYGEAVAAGLAAVRTEPLRESAHRVLMKAHLAAGNRGAALRQFEQCRRVLREELGLEPSTSLRDLVPLRTGHGEQSRLQPFPT